In Microbulbifer celer, a single window of DNA contains:
- a CDS encoding glycerophosphodiester phosphodiesterase family protein codes for MLIAHLGDKVHHPENTLAAFEAAHGLGACAIATEVQFSREGTPWCFAGDNLGHPERGIEQPLSQTPNRDLKTLPLCSFGQLTDWASRHRHLEWFVELRATTLRQIGTERAIKSLQKEILANQDNFVLIASDIRSLRLARSLGFDHVALRVPDVARCLSAEVVTLAPDYLFIEHSTVDCQELPPGPWQWVVHEINTAQGAVHWRHRGAHHLLTGDLPLLMRSREASNVYGI; via the coding sequence ATGCTCATTGCGCACCTAGGCGACAAGGTTCACCATCCGGAAAACACCCTGGCAGCGTTTGAAGCGGCCCATGGTTTAGGCGCCTGTGCAATCGCAACCGAGGTCCAGTTCAGCAGAGAAGGAACGCCCTGGTGCTTTGCTGGCGACAACCTGGGCCACCCGGAACGCGGAATAGAACAACCACTGTCACAAACACCTAACCGGGACCTGAAAACGCTGCCACTGTGCAGCTTCGGTCAGCTCACAGACTGGGCAAGCCGCCACCGTCACCTGGAGTGGTTCGTGGAATTACGTGCGACTACGCTGCGGCAAATTGGCACAGAAAGGGCGATAAAATCATTGCAAAAAGAGATTCTCGCCAACCAGGATAACTTTGTCCTGATTGCCAGCGATATCCGCAGCCTGCGCCTGGCCAGGAGTCTTGGCTTCGACCACGTGGCGCTGCGGGTGCCCGACGTAGCCCGCTGCCTATCGGCAGAAGTGGTGACACTGGCGCCAGACTATCTGTTCATTGAGCACAGCACGGTGGACTGCCAGGAGCTCCCCCCAGGGCCGTGGCAATGGGTGGTACATGAAATCAACACCGCTCAGGGCGCGGTCCACTGGCGTCACCGGGGAGCACATCACCTGCTGACCGGCGACCTGCCTTTGCTGATGCGCTCCAGAGAGGCCAGCAATGTCTACGGAATATGA
- the motA gene encoding flagellar motor stator protein MotA, whose protein sequence is MLIFIGFVVVVLSVFGGFAMSGGHLGPLYQPMEFLIIVGAAVGSFIASNNGKAIRATLRTLARLKRSTKYDKSIYMDLMGLQYKLLWKMRRDGAIGIEKDIESPADSEIFADYPRILSDPMIMGFTTDYLRLMVSGSMDPIELDELMTHEIEAFEHEARVPADALLKVGDGLPAFGIVAAVLGVVKALASADAAAGEVGMMVAHALVGTFVGILLAYGFVNPLASRIERQVQEAVKVLQCVRVTLLANLNGYAPQLAVEFGRKALDTSDRPTFGELEDHVRPSLSAA, encoded by the coding sequence GTGCTGATATTTATCGGATTCGTCGTGGTCGTGTTGTCGGTGTTCGGCGGGTTTGCGATGTCCGGTGGGCATCTCGGGCCGCTGTACCAGCCAATGGAATTCCTGATCATCGTGGGGGCGGCGGTAGGCTCATTCATCGCCAGTAATAACGGCAAGGCAATTCGCGCCACGCTGCGTACACTTGCCCGCCTCAAACGCTCCACCAAATATGACAAGTCAATCTACATGGATCTCATGGGGCTGCAGTACAAGCTGCTGTGGAAGATGCGTCGCGACGGCGCCATCGGTATCGAGAAAGATATCGAGTCGCCGGCAGACAGCGAAATCTTTGCGGATTACCCGCGCATTCTCAGCGACCCGATGATCATGGGATTCACTACCGACTACCTGCGCCTGATGGTGAGCGGCAGTATGGATCCCATTGAGCTCGATGAGCTGATGACCCACGAGATCGAAGCCTTCGAACACGAGGCGCGGGTGCCGGCGGACGCACTGCTGAAAGTAGGGGACGGCCTGCCGGCGTTCGGTATCGTCGCCGCGGTTCTCGGTGTGGTGAAGGCACTGGCTTCTGCGGATGCAGCTGCCGGCGAAGTCGGCATGATGGTGGCCCATGCGCTGGTGGGAACATTTGTCGGCATTTTGCTGGCATACGGCTTCGTCAATCCGCTCGCCAGCCGTATCGAGCGCCAGGTACAGGAGGCGGTAAAAGTACTGCAGTGCGTGCGGGTGACCCTGCTCGCGAACTTGAACGGCTATGCGCCGCAGCTGGCGGTGGAGTTCGGGCGCAAGGCGCTGGATACGTCGGACCGCCCGACCTTCGGCGAACTTGAAGACCACGTGCGTCCGTCCCTGTCCGCGGCATGA
- a CDS encoding HvfB family MNIO-type RiPP peptide maturase → MTEYESELPVTGYPVTGAGLGLRRSMMGEDIPSGAVDFLEVAPENWIGVGGRYGRWLRAHTERFPFVIHGLSLSIGSPAPLDENLVRDIKSFIHTHGIRCYSEHLSYCSDHGHLYDLLPIPFTEEAVKYVAGRIRRVQDILEQRIAMENVSYYAAPGQEMSELEFLTAVLEEADCDLLLDVNNIYVNAINHCYDADVFLRNLPAARIRYAHVAGHFDEADDLKVDTHGAPVIDPVWRLLQDAYDHFGPIPTLLERDFNIPPLPELFEEVSRIRGFQNAIDADAACHSMIGERDHVR, encoded by the coding sequence ATGACAGAGTACGAATCCGAACTCCCAGTCACTGGCTATCCGGTAACGGGCGCCGGCCTGGGCCTGCGCCGTTCCATGATGGGAGAGGATATCCCCTCCGGTGCGGTGGACTTTCTCGAAGTAGCCCCGGAAAACTGGATTGGTGTGGGTGGCCGTTACGGGCGCTGGTTGCGCGCGCACACCGAACGATTTCCGTTTGTGATCCATGGCCTGTCGCTGTCCATCGGTAGTCCCGCCCCACTGGACGAAAATCTTGTTCGCGACATCAAAAGTTTTATCCACACCCACGGAATCCGCTGTTACAGCGAGCACCTGAGTTACTGTTCCGATCACGGACACCTGTATGACTTGCTGCCGATTCCGTTTACCGAAGAGGCGGTCAAATATGTGGCCGGCCGAATTCGTCGTGTGCAGGATATTCTCGAACAGCGAATCGCCATGGAGAATGTCTCCTACTATGCAGCACCCGGACAGGAAATGAGTGAGCTGGAATTCCTGACGGCAGTGTTGGAAGAAGCCGATTGCGATCTGCTGCTGGACGTCAATAACATTTACGTCAACGCCATCAACCACTGCTACGACGCCGATGTGTTTCTGCGTAACCTGCCGGCTGCGCGGATTCGCTATGCGCACGTGGCCGGGCATTTTGATGAAGCAGATGACCTCAAGGTGGACACCCATGGCGCGCCGGTAATCGACCCCGTATGGCGATTGTTGCAGGACGCTTACGATCACTTTGGCCCCATCCCGACACTGCTGGAACGGGACTTCAATATTCCACCGTTGCCGGAGTTGTTCGAAGAGGTCTCGCGCATTCGCGGCTTTCAGAATGCGATAGACGCCGACGCTGCCTGCCATTCGATGATAGGAGAGCGTGACCATGTACGGTGA
- a CDS encoding PP2C family protein-serine/threonine phosphatase — MTELRQKHALFLVDSSEPASKLIYDALSLRGYIVTLLDSGVEAIGHFSPDKYELVITDLHLPDLSGLEVLRKVKRRSPETPVVVLASNSDVTDVVQALRLGAGDYVLKPITDACVIEHAINRIDEARELSRQNRAYREELEQRNHELRDHIDLLQRDHEAGRQLQQHLLPRSPYQYPAGIEAAYRLLPSLYLSGDFIDYGLFGERFVAFYLVDVSGHGVSSALVTALIKHSIMHLLRERTLFTQLNSIDDDLIEVLTMINRELLSTKLDKHASMFVGVIDSRARQLHYAVAGQVPMPALVTEEGAHWLSGKGRPLGLFEKGNWVVQQLSLPASWRLVACSDGVLELLSGDLLEREKRLLEKIDHTRGDLDSLCSALKVDTTESFPDDITILTLRQD; from the coding sequence ATGACTGAATTACGCCAGAAGCACGCCTTATTCCTGGTCGACAGCAGCGAGCCTGCCAGCAAACTCATCTACGATGCTCTCTCCCTTCGCGGCTATATCGTCACCCTGTTGGACAGCGGTGTGGAGGCCATCGGTCACTTCTCCCCGGATAAATACGAACTGGTGATCACCGACCTCCACCTGCCGGACCTCAGTGGGCTGGAGGTTCTGCGCAAGGTCAAACGGCGCTCGCCGGAAACACCGGTGGTAGTGCTCGCCTCCAATAGCGATGTAACCGATGTCGTGCAGGCCCTGCGCCTGGGGGCCGGTGATTACGTACTCAAGCCAATCACTGACGCCTGTGTCATTGAGCACGCCATTAACCGGATTGACGAGGCTCGCGAGCTCTCCCGGCAAAACCGGGCCTACCGCGAAGAGCTGGAGCAGCGCAACCACGAACTGCGTGATCATATCGACCTGTTGCAGCGGGATCACGAGGCGGGGCGCCAGCTGCAGCAACACCTGCTGCCGCGTTCACCATACCAGTACCCCGCGGGTATCGAGGCGGCCTACCGCTTGCTGCCCTCCCTGTACCTCAGTGGCGATTTCATCGACTACGGCCTGTTCGGAGAGCGCTTTGTGGCGTTTTACCTGGTGGATGTATCCGGCCACGGGGTTTCCTCGGCGCTGGTAACCGCACTGATCAAGCACAGCATCATGCATCTGCTGCGGGAGCGCACACTGTTCACGCAGCTGAACAGTATTGATGATGACCTGATCGAAGTGCTTACCATGATCAACCGCGAGCTGCTGTCTACCAAGCTCGACAAGCACGCCAGCATGTTTGTGGGCGTGATCGACAGCCGGGCGCGCCAGCTGCACTACGCGGTGGCGGGGCAGGTCCCCATGCCCGCACTGGTGACCGAAGAAGGGGCGCACTGGTTAAGCGGCAAGGGGCGCCCCCTCGGCCTGTTCGAGAAAGGCAATTGGGTGGTGCAACAGCTCAGCCTGCCGGCCAGCTGGCGTCTGGTTGCCTGCTCTGATGGGGTGTTGGAATTGCTCAGTGGTGACCTGTTGGAGCGGGAGAAGCGTCTGCTGGAGAAGATCGACCATACCCGTGGTGACCTGGACAGCCTTTGTTCCGCCCTGAAAGTGGATACTACCGAGTCATTCCCCGACGATATCACGATCCTCACCCTCCGACAGGACTGA
- the tal gene encoding transaldolase, with amino-acid sequence MNKLAQLKKRSLVVADTGDIEAIRRYQPEDATTNPSLLYKAAQLPQYQDHLKAAITWAEKQSGDVAQLAAMKLAVVIGNEILKIVPGVVSTEVDARLSFDTRASIEYARQLIALYEEAGVDRKRVLIKLASTWEGINAASVLEKEGIGCNLTLLFSQCQAIACAEAGVTLISPFVGRILDWYKASTGRDDYTAKDDPGVLSVQSIYEYYKSRGYPTIVMGASFRNTGEIEALAGCDKLTISPQLLQELQDDDGDLATGLNAEVEKQPLPEQTLDEATFRFQLNADAMATEKLAEGIRNFVADQEKLEALLQEAR; translated from the coding sequence ATGAACAAACTGGCGCAACTGAAAAAACGCAGCCTGGTGGTGGCGGATACCGGTGATATTGAAGCCATTCGTCGTTACCAGCCCGAAGATGCCACGACCAACCCGTCCCTGCTGTATAAAGCCGCGCAACTCCCCCAGTATCAGGATCATCTCAAGGCCGCGATCACCTGGGCAGAAAAGCAAAGTGGCGATGTGGCACAGCTGGCAGCGATGAAGCTGGCAGTGGTCATCGGCAATGAGATTCTCAAGATCGTCCCCGGCGTGGTCTCCACCGAGGTGGATGCACGCCTGTCCTTCGACACCCGCGCCAGCATCGAATATGCGCGCCAGCTGATCGCCCTGTATGAAGAGGCCGGAGTTGACCGCAAGCGTGTACTGATCAAGCTCGCCTCCACCTGGGAAGGCATCAACGCCGCCTCGGTGCTGGAAAAAGAAGGCATCGGCTGCAATCTCACCCTGCTGTTCAGCCAGTGTCAGGCAATCGCCTGCGCCGAAGCCGGCGTGACCCTGATCTCGCCGTTTGTGGGCCGCATTCTCGACTGGTACAAGGCCAGCACCGGCCGCGACGACTACACTGCCAAAGACGACCCGGGCGTACTGTCGGTGCAAAGCATCTACGAGTACTACAAGTCTCGCGGCTACCCCACCATTGTCATGGGCGCCAGCTTCCGCAATACCGGTGAAATCGAAGCCCTGGCCGGTTGCGACAAACTCACCATCAGTCCCCAGCTGCTACAGGAACTGCAGGATGACGACGGCGACCTGGCCACCGGCTTGAATGCCGAAGTGGAGAAACAGCCGCTACCGGAGCAGACACTGGATGAAGCAACCTTCCGCTTTCAACTGAACGCCGACGCCATGGCGACCGAGAAGCTCGCCGAGGGCATCCGCAATTTCGTGGCGGATCAGGAAAAGTTGGAAGCGCTACTTCAAGAAGCACGTTGA
- a CDS encoding HvfA family oxazolone/thioamide-modified RiPP metallophore: MTKKNLPLAAAVGAAFLASASMSTTAAADPFAAEELSSGYNLAMADDHKKDKKKEGKCGEGKCGEEGKKKEGKCGEGKCGEGKKKKEGKCGEGKCGG, from the coding sequence ATGACCAAGAAGAACCTGCCTCTGGCCGCAGCCGTTGGCGCAGCATTTCTGGCTTCTGCCTCTATGAGCACCACTGCCGCTGCTGATCCTTTCGCCGCCGAAGAACTCTCTTCCGGCTACAACCTCGCCATGGCCGACGACCACAAGAAAGATAAAAAGAAAGAGGGAAAATGTGGCGAAGGAAAATGTGGTGAAGAGGGTAAAAAGAAAGAAGGCAAATGTGGCGAAGGTAAGTGCGGGGAAGGCAAAAAGAAAAAAGAAGGTAAATGTGGCGAGGGCAAGTGCGGCGGCTGA
- a CDS encoding HvfC family RiPP maturation protein: MYGDSGCGDSGSSPGTACVKTQQLQSEFTAHLRAPDRVPAPRSVENRRMEIYRDLIYNNIESFIASGFPVIRSLYSGPRWHAMVRDFVSRHASSSPYFLEISEEFLQYLQNERSDSEEAVNDPLFLLELAHYEWVELALDVSTESFPESLTLPAKSEQFLDLCPVVSPLAWSLSYQYPVHRIGPTYQPVDPPHAPTFLVVYRNRADKVAFLEANGVTARLLQLADAQRSNEIGTESNAPGRPSTARELLLQLAQELQHPEPTQLLQSGVNLLQKLMRLEIIAGFRQPVP; the protein is encoded by the coding sequence ATGTACGGTGATTCTGGGTGCGGTGATTCTGGATCTTCTCCCGGTACAGCATGCGTCAAGACGCAGCAGCTACAATCTGAGTTTACGGCGCATTTGCGGGCGCCGGATCGGGTACCTGCTCCCCGGTCGGTAGAAAACCGTCGCATGGAAATTTATCGCGACCTGATTTACAACAATATCGAGTCGTTTATCGCCAGCGGATTTCCGGTAATACGCAGCCTGTACAGTGGCCCGCGCTGGCATGCCATGGTGCGGGACTTTGTCAGCCGACATGCCTCTTCCAGCCCTTATTTTCTGGAAATCAGCGAGGAGTTTTTGCAGTACCTGCAAAATGAACGCAGCGATAGTGAAGAAGCCGTCAATGACCCGTTGTTTCTGTTGGAGCTGGCCCATTACGAGTGGGTGGAGCTGGCATTGGATGTCAGCACAGAAAGCTTTCCGGAAAGCTTGACGTTGCCGGCGAAGTCTGAGCAGTTTCTGGACTTGTGTCCGGTAGTCTCACCGCTGGCCTGGAGCCTCAGTTACCAGTATCCGGTGCACCGGATTGGTCCGACTTACCAGCCTGTCGATCCACCGCATGCGCCGACATTTCTGGTTGTGTATCGCAATCGCGCTGATAAAGTGGCATTCCTTGAAGCCAATGGTGTAACAGCGCGCCTGTTACAATTGGCCGATGCCCAGCGTAGTAATGAAATCGGTACCGAAAGCAATGCACCAGGGCGCCCCAGTACCGCTCGCGAGCTGCTACTGCAGTTGGCGCAGGAGTTACAGCACCCCGAGCCGACGCAGTTGTTGCAATCCGGTGTTAACCTGCTGCAGAAGTTGATGCGGCTGGAGATCATTGCCGGCTTTCGACAACCGGTCCCATAG
- the dusA gene encoding tRNA dihydrouridine(20/20a) synthase DusA, which translates to MPESSTPIAPATRGSARAVNHRFCTAPLMDWSDRHCRYLWRLLSKHALLYTEMVTTGAIIHGDRESHLDFNLEEQPVALQLGGSDPDELARCAEIAEQWGYSELNLNCGCPSDRVQRGRFGACLMEEPDLVAECLGAMKSAVSIPVTVKHRIGIDDMEDYAGLTRFVEAQAQAGIETFIVHARKAWLNGLSPKENREVPPLKYDMVYQLKRDYPELEIVLNGGINTIEACREHLRQLDGVMLGRAAYQNPTLLAEVDSALFDGEPGPTPAEVIAGMLPYIERELSRGQRLNHITRHMMGLFQGVPGARRFRRHLSENAHTAGAGPEVLEQALTLVTDAA; encoded by the coding sequence ATGCCTGAATCGTCCACACCCATCGCCCCCGCCACCCGAGGCTCCGCGCGTGCCGTCAATCACCGCTTCTGCACCGCCCCTCTGATGGATTGGAGTGATAGACATTGTCGCTACCTCTGGCGCCTGCTGAGCAAGCACGCGTTGCTGTACACGGAGATGGTCACCACCGGTGCGATCATCCACGGCGACCGGGAGAGCCACCTGGATTTCAACCTGGAGGAGCAGCCGGTGGCGCTTCAGCTGGGGGGCAGCGATCCGGATGAACTGGCGCGCTGCGCGGAAATTGCTGAACAGTGGGGCTACAGTGAGTTGAACCTGAACTGCGGCTGCCCCAGCGATCGGGTGCAGCGCGGCCGTTTTGGTGCCTGCCTGATGGAAGAGCCGGACCTGGTAGCGGAATGCCTGGGTGCGATGAAAAGTGCGGTATCCATTCCGGTGACGGTAAAACACCGCATCGGTATCGATGATATGGAGGATTACGCCGGGCTGACCCGCTTTGTGGAGGCTCAGGCGCAGGCCGGTATCGAAACCTTCATCGTGCATGCACGCAAGGCCTGGCTGAATGGTCTGAGTCCGAAGGAGAACCGCGAGGTACCGCCGCTCAAGTACGACATGGTGTACCAGCTGAAGCGGGACTATCCAGAGCTTGAAATCGTACTGAACGGCGGCATCAATACCATAGAGGCATGTCGCGAACATCTCCGGCAACTCGATGGTGTTATGCTCGGGCGCGCGGCGTACCAGAACCCGACGCTGCTGGCCGAGGTCGACAGCGCGCTGTTTGACGGCGAGCCCGGCCCGACACCGGCGGAAGTGATTGCCGGCATGCTGCCCTATATCGAACGCGAGTTGAGCCGCGGGCAGCGACTCAACCATATTACCCGACACATGATGGGGCTGTTTCAGGGCGTACCCGGCGCACGGCGGTTCCGCCGGCATCTGAGCGAAAACGCACATACCGCGGGCGCGGGACCGGAGGTGCTGGAACAGGCGCTGACACTGGTGACCGACGCCGCCTGA
- a CDS encoding STAS domain-containing protein encodes MSEVNMQSGQIMVGDHQGIYVVKLVGDVRLTLCTSFDSFIDRMFARSDFRGVVFDLNQADGIDSTTLGLMAKIAFRAEERHNHRPLVLCSNPGLLRLLDSMGFDELMDFDSEGNDGTYAADPAPLRCDSTPDEDAAREMVLEAHRVLMSMNEQNAETFRDLVHALESEQESAGEKSTNSNRKVS; translated from the coding sequence GTGTCTGAGGTCAATATGCAGTCCGGGCAGATAATGGTTGGTGACCACCAGGGCATTTATGTCGTCAAACTGGTGGGAGATGTACGCCTAACACTTTGTACGTCTTTCGATAGCTTTATCGACAGGATGTTCGCGCGCAGTGATTTTCGAGGCGTCGTATTTGATCTCAATCAGGCCGACGGCATCGACAGCACCACCCTCGGGCTGATGGCCAAAATCGCATTCCGCGCCGAAGAGCGTCATAACCACCGCCCCCTGGTGTTGTGTAGTAATCCGGGGCTGTTGCGCTTGTTGGATTCCATGGGGTTTGATGAGCTGATGGACTTCGACAGCGAAGGCAATGACGGCACCTATGCCGCTGATCCTGCGCCATTGCGCTGTGATTCGACGCCGGATGAAGACGCCGCGCGGGAAATGGTGTTGGAAGCCCACCGTGTGCTGATGAGTATGAACGAGCAGAACGCCGAGACTTTCCGCGATCTGGTACACGCGCTGGAGTCTGAGCAGGAAAGTGCCGGTGAGAAAAGCACCAACAGCAATCGCAAAGTAAGTTGA
- a CDS encoding glycerol-3-phosphate dehydrogenase/oxidase translates to MSTEYDVLVVGAGIQGAGVAESLSAEGYRVAILEQTAVAAGTSSRSSKLIHGGLRYLESGQLGLVRECLLERKWLLEHKPDLVHLVPFLIPVYRHSKRSPLMIRAGLSLYALLAGIFNPYSRFKSLDINDWDALEGLNRDDLLAVYRYYDAQTDDTALTQEAIRNAMRDGAELICPGSLVGAEVTDKFVIADYFHQGQLNTLHCQVLVNCTGPWIEETNSKCSPRPKLPPLDLVAGTHIQVPLKLANKIFYVEAEDGRAVFVMPWQGETLIGTTERPYHGNPSEVAPTLEEKTYLLRTLKQYFPQTRPLQLHEVSDAYSGLRVLPLSEKSPFSRSRETLICCDREKHPRILAVAGGKLTSYRATARSVVKKLRPTLEAAVHVSQPGVQVTSSTDVPPRERNH, encoded by the coding sequence ATGTCTACGGAATATGATGTGCTCGTGGTGGGCGCCGGTATCCAGGGGGCCGGTGTCGCCGAGTCGTTGAGCGCCGAAGGCTACCGGGTCGCGATTCTGGAGCAGACAGCAGTCGCCGCCGGCACATCCTCGCGCTCATCCAAGCTGATACACGGCGGTCTGCGCTATCTGGAAAGCGGACAACTGGGCCTGGTGCGCGAATGCCTGCTGGAGCGCAAGTGGCTGCTGGAGCACAAGCCGGACCTGGTACATCTGGTGCCCTTCCTGATTCCGGTATACCGGCACAGCAAACGCTCTCCACTGATGATTCGCGCTGGATTGTCCCTGTACGCGTTACTGGCAGGCATCTTCAACCCCTACTCACGCTTCAAATCGCTGGACATCAATGACTGGGATGCGCTGGAAGGATTGAATCGCGACGATCTGCTGGCGGTCTACCGCTATTACGATGCACAGACAGACGATACCGCCCTGACCCAGGAAGCCATTCGCAACGCCATGCGCGACGGAGCCGAGCTGATCTGCCCGGGCAGCCTTGTGGGGGCGGAGGTGACAGACAAGTTCGTCATTGCGGACTATTTCCATCAGGGACAGCTGAATACCCTCCACTGCCAGGTGCTGGTGAACTGCACCGGCCCGTGGATTGAGGAAACCAACAGCAAGTGCAGCCCGCGGCCCAAGCTGCCGCCACTGGACCTGGTGGCCGGCACCCATATTCAGGTACCACTGAAGCTGGCCAATAAAATCTTCTATGTAGAAGCCGAAGACGGCCGCGCCGTATTCGTCATGCCCTGGCAGGGAGAAACTCTGATCGGCACCACCGAGCGCCCCTACCATGGCAATCCTTCCGAGGTGGCCCCCACGCTGGAGGAAAAGACGTACCTGCTGCGCACCCTGAAGCAGTATTTTCCGCAAACGCGGCCCCTGCAACTGCACGAAGTGAGCGACGCGTATTCCGGCCTGCGGGTGCTGCCGCTATCCGAGAAGAGCCCCTTTTCCCGCAGCCGGGAAACCCTGATCTGCTGCGATCGGGAAAAGCACCCGCGTATTCTCGCGGTCGCTGGCGGCAAACTCACCAGTTACCGCGCTACCGCGCGCAGCGTGGTGAAAAAGCTGCGCCCCACCCTGGAAGCCGCCGTCCACGTTTCTCAGCCTGGCGTTCAGGTCACCTCCAGCACCGATGTCCCCCCCCGCGAACGCAATCATTAA
- a CDS encoding MlaA family lipoprotein, with amino-acid sequence MLKRNTTSAWVLAAMLASPLALAQEASDPFADDPFAESPAESGTTEPVTADPASAGTEGGKSTTDAGEATDDFGSEVDDGFGSALEDEYGFDPADEFASEEGQAPEQRDPWEGFNRAIFRFNDTADRWFLKPTAVTYRQVTPIFMQTGVSNFFSNLHEINNVLNNVLQWKWGQVGNDTGRFLVNSTVGIGGLFDVAQHMGLERSDGEDLGQTLAVWGVPSGPYLVLPFLGPSSIRDGTGEVMEWYTNPLTYIDDNSVEYTLKVLDVVQTRASLLQAESLLQGDRYVLMRDAYLQRREYLIEDGELEDDFGGDLDEYDF; translated from the coding sequence TTGCTTAAGCGCAACACCACAAGTGCCTGGGTACTTGCCGCAATGCTGGCATCCCCCCTGGCCCTGGCGCAGGAAGCGTCAGATCCATTTGCCGACGACCCGTTTGCAGAGTCCCCCGCCGAATCCGGCACTACTGAGCCGGTGACTGCTGATCCCGCCAGTGCAGGCACGGAAGGCGGGAAAAGCACAACAGATGCGGGCGAAGCCACAGACGACTTTGGTTCAGAGGTGGACGACGGCTTCGGCTCCGCGCTGGAAGACGAGTACGGGTTTGACCCCGCTGATGAGTTCGCCAGCGAGGAAGGACAGGCGCCCGAACAGCGCGACCCCTGGGAGGGCTTTAATCGCGCCATCTTCCGTTTCAATGACACTGCAGACCGCTGGTTCCTGAAGCCCACTGCGGTGACGTATCGTCAGGTGACGCCGATTTTCATGCAGACCGGAGTTTCCAACTTCTTCTCCAATCTGCACGAAATCAACAATGTCCTGAACAATGTTCTGCAGTGGAAGTGGGGGCAGGTGGGCAACGATACCGGCCGTTTCCTGGTCAACAGCACCGTTGGGATTGGTGGACTGTTTGACGTGGCCCAGCACATGGGGCTGGAGCGCAGTGACGGTGAAGACCTGGGTCAGACCCTGGCCGTCTGGGGCGTGCCTTCGGGGCCCTACTTGGTGTTGCCATTTCTCGGTCCATCCTCCATTCGCGACGGTACCGGTGAAGTGATGGAGTGGTACACCAACCCGCTCACCTACATTGACGATAACTCCGTCGAATACACGTTGAAAGTACTCGATGTAGTGCAAACCCGTGCAAGCCTGTTGCAGGCGGAGTCTCTATTGCAGGGGGATCGCTACGTACTGATGCGCGATGCCTACCTGCAGCGGCGTGAGTACCTGATCGAAGATGGAGAGCTGGAAGATGATTTCGGCGGCGATCTGGACGAATACGATTTCTAG
- a CDS encoding tellurite resistance TerB family protein, with the protein MLQQIRKLFDQIGRGDDVEIREEKDVRMISAALMAEIATADRKVDEREHAALVSLLQDHYGLDVDTAQSMVETALKDRHEATSLYEFTQTVNSNFSERDKYQLVKQMWQVAFADGEIDAFEEHLIRRVAELIYLPHGLFTRARAEARDSSNPDPE; encoded by the coding sequence ATGCTGCAACAGATTCGCAAACTGTTTGATCAGATCGGCCGCGGAGATGACGTGGAAATACGCGAAGAAAAAGATGTGCGTATGATCAGCGCGGCACTGATGGCAGAAATTGCTACTGCTGACCGCAAGGTAGACGAGAGGGAACACGCGGCGCTGGTCAGCCTGCTGCAGGACCACTATGGGCTGGATGTCGATACTGCCCAGTCCATGGTGGAAACCGCCCTCAAGGACCGCCATGAGGCTACCTCACTGTACGAATTCACCCAGACGGTGAACAGCAACTTCAGCGAGCGCGACAAGTATCAACTGGTAAAACAGATGTGGCAGGTGGCGTTTGCAGATGGGGAAATTGACGCATTTGAAGAGCACCTGATCCGGCGGGTGGCGGAGCTTATCTACCTCCCCCACGGGCTGTTTACCCGCGCCCGCGCCGAGGCGCGGGACAGCAGCAATCCGGACCCGGAGTGA